The following nucleotide sequence is from Peribacillus sp. ACCC06369.
TCATTATACTATATAACGCGGAGATGTTTTAATTTGGAGCGAAACAACGTGCCATTCGTGCCTGATTTTCAGCTCACAAAAAGAAGGTTGCCGCAGCAACCTCCCATCATGAAATTCCTTCAATCTTGGGCACCCCAGATTGATGAACAATAATCAATTTTTGTTAGCATCGGCAAAGTGACCCATCGCATCACACATGAATTTTGCTAAACCATCACCATATTGGTCGATATTTTTGGTGAAGCGTTGATCATCCACATACATTTGACCCAATCCTTTGAAAGCCTCCAATGAGTATGTTCCAAAGTTATTGTTCAAACAGTCATACCATTCTTTAATCGCTTCTTGTGCCTCCTCCGACTCGGGCGAGGCATTTCGCATTGACGCAAGTTTTATATAGATTTCCGATACAACTTTTTGTGCATCTTTGGACATGCCCGCCACTTTAGCTTTCGACTCATCGACAGCTTTATCCCCCCAAAGCTTGCGAGCTTCTTCTTCATATGAATTCTGGCTGAAGTCAAACCCTTCAAATTTTTCTTTATTCGTCATTTGAATTTCCCCTTTCATATGCTTAATCGATTTATCGACCGTGTTAATTAATTTATCAAGTTGATTGCGTTTCTCCAGTAACATTTTTTGATGTTGCCTTAACGCTTCTTGTTTATCAAACGAAGAGCTGCTTACCATTTGTTTGATTTCCTTTAATGGCATGCCGAGTTCCCTAAAAAACAGGATTTGCTGCAACATCTCAAGATTATCATTCGAATAAAGGCGATAACCCGAATCGGTTGTTTCCTCTGGCGATAATAACCCGATTTCATCATAATAATGCAGTGTCCGCACACTAATGCCAACTAAATCGGCCAGTTCTTTCACTTTCATTGCCACTGCCCTTTACCTCCTTTCGATATCATTTACTGTAAGGTATTACGCAACGTGAGAGTCAAATGGAAAACTTAAATTTTCACGCCCAATTTTAAAAGACGATCCTTCCTAATGAAGAATCGCATGTTAGTATTAAAA
It contains:
- a CDS encoding MerR family transcriptional regulator, giving the protein MAMKVKELADLVGISVRTLHYYDEIGLLSPEETTDSGYRLYSNDNLEMLQQILFFRELGMPLKEIKQMVSSSSFDKQEALRQHQKMLLEKRNQLDKLINTVDKSIKHMKGEIQMTNKEKFEGFDFSQNSYEEEARKLWGDKAVDESKAKVAGMSKDAQKVVSEIYIKLASMRNASPESEEAQEAIKEWYDCLNNNFGTYSLEAFKGLGQMYVDDQRFTKNIDQYGDGLAKFMCDAMGHFADANKN